The following are from one region of the Cetobacterium somerae ATCC BAA-474 genome:
- the rpmD gene encoding 50S ribosomal protein L30 yields MAKLRIELVKSIIGRKPNHIATAKSLGLKKMNDVREHNVTPELMGKIAQISYLIKVEEVQ; encoded by the coding sequence ATGGCAAAGCTTAGAATAGAGCTTGTAAAAAGCATAATCGGAAGAAAGCCTAACCATATAGCAACTGCAAAGTCGCTAGGGCTTAAGAAGATGAATGATGTTAGAGAGCACAATGTAACTCCAGAATTAATGGGGAAAATTGCTCAAATATCTTACCTAATAAAAGTAGAGGAGGTGCAATAA
- the rplO gene encoding 50S ribosomal protein L15 produces MKLNELKPSVPRKARKRIGRGESSGLGKTAGKGSNGQNSRAGGGVKPYFEGGQMPLYRRTPKRGFSNAIFRKDYAIINLCDLNRFEEGTEVTPELLVAAGVIKKTLAGIKVLGNGELEKKVSVKAHKVSASAKAAIEAKGGSVEILEVKTFADVAKNNK; encoded by the coding sequence ATGAAATTAAATGAATTAAAGCCTTCTGTACCAAGAAAAGCTAGAAAAAGAATCGGAAGAGGAGAGTCTTCTGGATTAGGAAAGACTGCTGGAAAAGGAAGCAATGGACAAAACTCTAGAGCTGGAGGAGGGGTAAAACCTTACTTCGAGGGTGGACAAATGCCTTTATACAGAAGAACTCCAAAGAGAGGATTCTCTAACGCAATATTCAGAAAAGATTATGCAATAATAAACTTATGTGATTTAAATAGATTCGAAGAGGGAACAGAAGTAACTCCAGAGTTATTAGTAGCTGCTGGTGTTATCAAGAAAACTCTTGCTGGAATCAAAGTTTTAGGAAACGGAGAGCTAGAGAAGAAAGTATCTGTAAAAGCTCACAAAGTTTCTGCTTCTGCGAAAGCAGCTATCGAAGCAAAAGGTGGATCTGTAGAGATTCTTGAAGTTAAAACTTTTGCTGATGTAGCAAAAAATAACAAGTAA
- the secY gene encoding preprotein translocase subunit SecY, translated as MGLIEKFETKLRGIFKIPELRERIIFTLLMFLVARVGTYIPAPGVDIDRLAQMTAQSDLLGYINMFSGGAFQRVSIFALGIVPYINSSIVFSLLAVIIPKIEEIQKEGESGRNKITQWTRYLTIVIAIVQGIGVCTWLQSVGLVTTPGFTFFLTTITTLTAGTIFLMWVGEQISIKGIGNGVSLLIFLNVISGAPGAVIQTIQDMRGSKFLIPVLLLVGIAAIITIAGIVVFQLGQRKIPVHYVGRGFAGNNGMGQNSYIPLKLNSSGVMPVIFASVVMMIPSLVVNMLPGEFSGKVILARIFGDQHPVYLILYAAVIIFFSFFYTSIVFDPEKVAENLKQGGGTIPSIRPGADTADYLEGVVTRITWGGAIFLALIAIAPMVLFKAFGLPIFFGGTGIIIVVGVALDTVQQIDAHLIMKEYKGFL; from the coding sequence TTGGGTTTAATTGAAAAGTTTGAAACGAAGCTTAGAGGTATATTTAAAATTCCGGAACTGAGAGAGAGAATCATCTTCACCTTATTAATGTTCCTAGTAGCTAGGGTAGGGACATATATCCCTGCTCCTGGTGTGGACATTGATCGTTTGGCTCAAATGACTGCGCAAAGTGATTTACTAGGATATATTAATATGTTCTCAGGTGGGGCTTTCCAAAGAGTATCTATATTTGCATTGGGAATTGTACCATATATCAATTCATCAATCGTATTTAGTTTACTTGCTGTAATTATCCCTAAAATTGAAGAAATTCAAAAAGAGGGAGAATCAGGAAGAAATAAGATTACTCAATGGACTAGATACCTAACAATTGTAATAGCTATAGTCCAAGGAATTGGGGTATGCACTTGGTTACAATCGGTAGGATTAGTAACAACACCAGGGTTTACATTTTTCTTAACAACAATAACAACTTTAACGGCAGGAACAATATTTTTAATGTGGGTAGGGGAACAAATATCTATCAAAGGTATAGGTAATGGAGTTTCGCTACTAATCTTTTTAAATGTTATTTCAGGAGCTCCAGGAGCTGTTATTCAAACTATACAAGATATGAGAGGGAGTAAGTTTCTTATTCCTGTTTTGTTATTAGTGGGGATTGCTGCAATTATAACAATTGCGGGAATTGTTGTATTCCAATTAGGGCAAAGAAAAATACCAGTTCACTATGTAGGAAGAGGATTTGCTGGAAATAATGGAATGGGTCAGAATTCATATATTCCATTGAAGTTAAATAGTTCAGGAGTAATGCCTGTAATTTTCGCTTCAGTGGTGATGATGATACCTTCTTTAGTAGTAAACATGCTTCCCGGAGAGTTTTCTGGAAAGGTAATACTTGCTAGAATATTTGGTGACCAGCATCCTGTATATTTAATACTATATGCTGCTGTAATTATATTCTTCTCGTTCTTCTATACTTCAATAGTTTTCGATCCTGAAAAGGTTGCAGAAAACTTAAAACAAGGTGGAGGTACGATTCCAAGTATTAGACCTGGAGCAGATACGGCTGATTATCTTGAAGGAGTTGTAACTAGAATAACTTGGGGTGGAGCTATATTTTTAGCTTTAATCGCAATTGCACCTATGGTACTATTTAAAGCTTTTGGACTACCAATATTCTTTGGTGGAACAGGAATAATAATAGTAGTAGGGGTAGCACTAGATACTGTACAACAGAT